The Curtobacterium sp. MCSS17_015 genomic sequence GGGTCGCCGTCGTGGTCCTCGCGACCGGCATCAGCCTGGTGTTCGGCTCCGGCTGGCGGCTCACGGCGGCGTCGGTGGTCGTCATGGTCACCGCCTATGCGCTGGTGTCATGGCTCACGCCGTTCAGCGGCAGCGTCGTCGCGACCGGCCTCGCCGCGGCGCTGCTGTTCGTCGCGACCCGCGTCCTCGAGCGGATCGTGCCGGTGGTCCCGGCGACGGTGTCGTTCCGCCCGGCGTTCCTGCTGCTCGTGCCCGGCACGGTCGGGCTGGTCGCGGTCGCGACCTTCGACGCGGCGGCCCTCGCGACGCCGCTGGCGACCTTCGTCAGTCTCTGCGTCGGGACGAAGATCGGCGGCCTGCTGCCCGGTCTGTTCGCCCGGTCCGCCCCGACCTCCTGACGGGCCTCCGTCCGGTCCGGCCGGCGGGGCCGGATCAGGGAGTCTGCGCGCCCTCCTGGTGCCGGAGCCAGACCCACGCGGCCGCTCCGAGGACGACGAGGACCGCGATGCCCGAAGCCATCGCGGCGACCGGCACGTGTGTCCCGGTCGGGCCGGAGTAGACCGCGGCGGCGAGCCCGACGGCCACCGCCGCGAGGGCCGCGTACCGCGGACGGGAGACGGACGCGAGCGCGGCTCCCGCCGAGCCGCGCAGGGGGAGGAGCGTCACGACGAGCGAGCCGAGGGCGCCGACGCAGAGCGTGCTCGCGAACTCGGACGCGAGCGAGCCGGCGAAGCCCGCACTCGGGGTCACGCTGTGGAGCACCCAGCCGGCGGCCGCGATCACGAGCAGTGTCACCGAACGCCAGGTCGCGCTCCGGGCACACGCGGCGACGCCGTTGCCGAGCCGCATCGCTGCGGTGTCGACGTCCGTGCGTCCGACCGGGACGAGGAGGACGCCGACGACGAGGGCGGGGGAGAGGTCCGCGACGCGGGTCAGGCCGCTCGCGACGACCGCGGCGAGCACGAGCCAGGGCGAGACGCGGAACGTGACGGCCCGTCGGTCCTCGCCCGCGGCCCACCGAGCGGCGAGCACGACGCCGGCCGTGAGCACGGCGACCCCGGCGACGACGCCGAGGGCGAGGCGGACGTACCGGGCCTCGAGCGCGATGCCGGTGCTCAGCAGTGCGAGCAGTCCCGCGAGGGCGACCCCGATGCCGACGGAGGCCCAGGCCGGCAGGGCGTCGTCGCCGCGGGTGCGCTCGGACCGGGGCCGGTTCCGGCCGGTGAACCGGGAGGCAGGGCCCGGTGCCCGGACGCGGAGGGCCCCGGCGAGGGCCCGGACCGGACCGGCGACGAGCAGGAGGAACGCCACGGCGGCACCGGCGGCGATCGCGAGCGTGCGCCACGAGAACGAGGACTGGATCGTCGGCACCGCGTGGTCGTAGGTCGTGGCGATCGACCAGTCGCCCGCGGGCCCGGACCAGTCCGGCCGCCCGCCGTGTCCACCGTCGGTCCCGCCACCGGGCAGTCCGCCTGCCGACCCCCGGTCGTCACCGCCGTCGGGACCGCTCCCCGCGCCGCGGCCGGCTGCGCCACCGCGGCCGGTCCCGTCCCCGGCACCGGCTCCCGGCGTGGTGCCGGTCGTCGGACCCCGACCGGACGAGGGTGCTCCGGAGGCGTCGCTCGCGCCGGTCGGTCCGCCGGAGCCCGCAGCGGACGGACCGCCCACCCGGACGGTCACCGCGGACGCCGACCGGGAGGTGTTGCCGGCCACGTCCTGCGCACCCGCGCCGACGCGGTGCGACCCGGGCCGCAACACGTCCGCGACGCGGCACGACCAGGAGCCGGCGGTGGTGACCTCCGAGCGGCACACCGCCACGTCGTCGACGTAGGCGGTCACGATGGTGCCCGCCTCGGCGCTGCCGGCGATGCGCAGCGAGCGTGCATCGACCCGCGAGGCAGCGGCCGGCGTGCTGATGCGCGGCGCCGCCGGCGGGGTCCGGTCGATCGTGACGCTCCTCGGTGCGGAGACCGCGCTGCGGAGGTCGGAGCGGTAGCCGTCCGCCGTGCTGGCGGTCTGGGTGGCCGTGACGGTGAAGGTGCCGTCCGCCGGCGCACCGGGGCCGACACCCCACGAGACGTGCCAGGTGCCGGTGGGGCCGACCGTCGCGGTGCGCACCGCGGGGCTCCCGGCGCGGGTCACCGTCACGGTCGCACCGGCCCGCCCGGTGCCGGCGACGGCACCCGTGGTCGGCTGTCGCGTCGCGACGACCGGCGGCACGATGACGTCCGACGGGGCTGCGTCGACGCTCGGGAGGGAGGACGTCGTCGTGTCGAGGACGGTGAAGACCTGGGCCGGACCGGAGTGCACGGTCCCGACGCACGACCACGTCCCGTCGGGTCTGGTGGTCGTCCGGCAGACCGAGGCCGAGGGGACGGCGGGGTCGGCGACGCGGACACCGTGGCCGGGGGTGGCGCGTCCCGAGAAGCGTGCGAGGTCGGTCGTGATGTCACCAGGGTCGGTGATCGTGGGGGCCGTCGGGGCACCGCTCGACGGAGGGGCGACCGGCGTCCTGGTCGGCGAGGGACTCGGGGCGCCCGGCGCCGGCACCGGGTTCGCGAAGGTGGGCGGCTGGGTCGGTGCCGGGCTCGTGCCGGCGCCGGGGAGGGTCGACGTGGCAGCCACCGCGGGGACGGCGTCGAGCGGCAGGAGGACGAGCGGCCCGAGGACGAGTCCGGCGGTCACGACGAGCAGGCGGGCGACGCTGCCGCTCGTGCTCCGGCCGCGTCTGCCGGCACCGCCCGGGGTCGTCCGCGGTCGACGACGGGAGACGTCGCCCCTGCCGTCCCGCTGTCCCACGTCGTCCCCTGCCGTGTCCATCCGGTCCATCCCACGTGATCCGGACGCCGGGGTCAACACCCCGCGCGGTGACCGGTTCGGTTCCGCGCTCGATCGACGTCTCCGCCGGACAGCGCCCGCGAACCCGGTGTGCGGCACTCGGGAATCGCCCGTGAACATCGGTCCCCGGCGAAGGCGTCCGGACCTGCTCGGTAAGATCGATCCGGACCGT encodes the following:
- a CDS encoding Ig-like domain-containing protein, with the protein product MDTAGDDVGQRDGRGDVSRRRPRTTPGGAGRRGRSTSGSVARLLVVTAGLVLGPLVLLPLDAVPAVAATSTLPGAGTSPAPTQPPTFANPVPAPGAPSPSPTRTPVAPPSSGAPTAPTITDPGDITTDLARFSGRATPGHGVRVADPAVPSASVCRTTTRPDGTWSCVGTVHSGPAQVFTVLDTTTSSLPSVDAAPSDVIVPPVVATRQPTTGAVAGTGRAGATVTVTRAGSPAVRTATVGPTGTWHVSWGVGPGAPADGTFTVTATQTASTADGYRSDLRSAVSAPRSVTIDRTPPAAPRISTPAAASRVDARSLRIAGSAEAGTIVTAYVDDVAVCRSEVTTAGSWSCRVADVLRPGSHRVGAGAQDVAGNTSRSASAVTVRVGGPSAAGSGGPTGASDASGAPSSGRGPTTGTTPGAGAGDGTGRGGAAGRGAGSGPDGGDDRGSAGGLPGGGTDGGHGGRPDWSGPAGDWSIATTYDHAVPTIQSSFSWRTLAIAAGAAVAFLLLVAGPVRALAGALRVRAPGPASRFTGRNRPRSERTRGDDALPAWASVGIGVALAGLLALLSTGIALEARYVRLALGVVAGVAVLTAGVVLAARWAAGEDRRAVTFRVSPWLVLAAVVASGLTRVADLSPALVVGVLLVPVGRTDVDTAAMRLGNGVAACARSATWRSVTLLVIAAAGWVLHSVTPSAGFAGSLASEFASTLCVGALGSLVVTLLPLRGSAGAALASVSRPRYAALAAVAVGLAAAVYSGPTGTHVPVAAMASGIAVLVVLGAAAWVWLRHQEGAQTP